AGGGATGCTGCAAAATAGTAGTTTTGCATACCTTCAGCATGCAGTTGCCGTGAAATATTGGCATGATATTTATTAACTAGAGGACATAGGAAAAGCTCCTGTTGTTAAATTAAGGGCACAGATTTTCCATTTGAGAAGAGTTATGGGTGGGATGTGCTTGCATCACGGTCCATATGTGCATTTGGCCCTGATAAGCAGGTATAGTGTGCTTGAGGATGTGtgcatttgtttatttattttttaagtttatgattatttttataagatattCGAGACTTGTATTTCGTGCCATACTTGAGTTTCTATGCTCTTGTTTGACAAAATGCCACATATGCAGGGGCCTAACATTCTACTAGATGACACGCTCTCAGGTGAAGTTGACAAGAACTTGCTGAATGCTGTCAAAGATTCCATTGTTCAGGGGTAAATTAAAtgatgtcttcttcttttttcgtGGTCTCCTTTACCTCaacattaataattttatttattttggacagATTTCAATGGGGTGCTCGAGAAGGACCCCTCTGTGATGAACCCATCGGGAATGTTAAGTTCAAAATAGTTGATGCCAGGATTGCACCTGAGCCACTGCATCGGGGATCTGGTCAAATCATTCCTACCGCTTGTCGTGTGGCCTACTCAGCTTTCCTTATGGCAACCCGTAGGCTTATGGAACCAATGTATTATGTGGAGGTAAATGCTTGCTACTAATATCACATCAAGATGAGATTGCATTTTTTAGGAAGATATCCATTTAGTTGTTTCTTTCAGTTCCCATCTATAGAGcttaatgaaaaattttcaatgatACTGAACTTAAACATGTGGAAACTTTTCAAGTTATATTTATAAGTTGAAGTAAATGCTTTTCGTTCATGAGGTTGTATTATGATGGAGATTTTGAGAAACAACTATTATTTGAGTTATGACTTATGTCAAGACATGAACTTTGAGCTACAACTAAATTTTTGATGCTGTTGTTTCAGATACAAACACCAATCGATTGTGTCTCTGCAATCTATACGGTCTTATCTCGTAGGCATGGACATGTAACAGCTGATGTTCCTCAACCAAGGACCCCAGCTTATATTGTTAAGGTTTTGTGACTAAACTCTGTCCACATAAAGATCCTCTAGGAAATACTTGTATGAccaatggaaattttttttgggattgtTGGTTTGTGTGGTGCATTGTTGATTTCAATTTGAATACACATGTATGCTTGAACTTTTATGTTCCTAATTTTAGCCCTATTGGATTTTTAGGCATTTTTACCTGTCATAGAATCATTCGGTTTTGAGACAGACTTGAGCTACCATACTCAAGGACAAGCATTTTGCCTCTCAATGTTTGATCATTGGGCTATTGTTCCTGGGGACCCTCTTGACAAGAGTATTGTTCTGCGGCCACTTGAACCGGCTCCAATTCAGCATCTTGCTCGTGAATTTATGGTGAAGACGAGGCATAGAAAGGTAAGCTGTTCTCCCTcccaccctctctctctcattcagACACATACAACAAAGAGCAGAGCTGaagtctctctctcactctctcagtCACTGACTCCTTTAAACTCTTTAAACACTCAGTAGTGCTTTGAAGTGCATTGTGCTTGCTTTAATATGTTCTAGAGTTACTATTTAAAAACTGCTCCAAAACATCCTTTCCTTCTATAATTTTACATTATAGATTCATGGGTGTGCTTTGAAGTTGTGGCTTCAAGACCCAGTGACTGTAACTTAACAAGCcttatatatagacacacacacaaaaggcTTGGATGTGATATTGTTTTTAAGTAGTGTAGCATGATTGATATGCAGTGTGAGCTGTCATTTATCATTTATCTTTCTGCCATGATTTTTCTCCATTTACAACACAATCTGAGAAAGATCTCAAGGTGGATGCTGCAAAGTCATGCAAATTTATTGTAGATATTTTATCAATCATGCAATTTCAACAGTAATGTAGAACTAGAAAATTGCATTTAAGCTGTAATAATGTTTGAGTTTGTCTTGAATTTGGCAGGGAATGAGTGAGGATGTGAGCATTAACAAATTCTTTGATGAGGCCATGATGGTTGAGCTGGCTCAGCAATCAGCTGATCTTCATTAGCAAATGATGTGATAAGAGTCAGTTACAGACTTTAATGCTTATGTGCCCACAGCTGGGAGGCGGTTCTAACATCTTTGATATTGCTATTCTTACAGAGATATTGAGTTACCATTGATTGTTCGAATTATGTTATTAGGTAGTTCCTTGTTTTGAATGAATAATAGGTAGTTGCTTGTTGCTAGAGTTTTGGACCACTAGCAGCAGTTAGCTAGTTGTATCCATTTAGTACTATAAGTACACGGACATTCATTGTAGGTGTTCCCATGGAATATGTCAAAGTGTACCAGTATGGTGAGTAAATATGCAGATACCTATTTAAATAGAAAAGTGGGAAaatgtttacatttttttatctgagagaaaaagaaagaaagaaagaaaagaaggtgCACT
The sequence above is drawn from the Castanea sativa cultivar Marrone di Chiusa Pesio chromosome 5, ASM4071231v1 genome and encodes:
- the LOC142636795 gene encoding 110 kDa U5 small nuclear ribonucleoprotein component CLO-like isoform X2, coding for MIRLALNNSCSLCRMLVPEQQPHLHKQFQQQTPRRRTKSNVRILKDSKVICSPEEFFSDNGIMMAKNKVDQFGSEETEKSSNISIPNATEKGPNILLDDTLSGEVDKNLLNAVKDSIVQGFQWGAREGPLCDEPIGNVKFKIVDARIAPEPLHRGSGQIIPTACRVAYSAFLMATRRLMEPMYYVEIQTPIDCVSAIYTVLSRRHGHVTADVPQPRTPAYIVKAFLPVIESFGFETDLSYHTQGQAFCLSMFDHWAIVPGDPLDKSIVLRPLEPAPIQHLAREFMVKTRHRKGMSEDVSINKFFDEAMMVELAQQSADLH
- the LOC142636795 gene encoding 110 kDa U5 small nuclear ribonucleoprotein component CLO-like isoform X1; the protein is MIRLALNNSCSLCRMLVPEQQPHLHKQFQQQTPRRRTKSNVRILKDSKVICSPEEFFSDNGIMMAKNKVDQFGSEETEKSSIEFVLRLESWFLQALYGQGPNILLDDTLSGEVDKNLLNAVKDSIVQGFQWGAREGPLCDEPIGNVKFKIVDARIAPEPLHRGSGQIIPTACRVAYSAFLMATRRLMEPMYYVEIQTPIDCVSAIYTVLSRRHGHVTADVPQPRTPAYIVKAFLPVIESFGFETDLSYHTQGQAFCLSMFDHWAIVPGDPLDKSIVLRPLEPAPIQHLAREFMVKTRHRKGMSEDVSINKFFDEAMMVELAQQSADLH